A genomic segment from Maniola hyperantus chromosome 4, iAphHyp1.2, whole genome shotgun sequence encodes:
- the LOC117997101 gene encoding uncharacterized protein isoform X2, with the protein MLRFAGVMVLLAIGIVTVVIATPAALTTGKSHLNDRGPDSCTPVVIAHRGASGYVPEHTLGSYALAITMGADYVEPDLVMTKDGQLISRHDNELGLTTDVANRTEFADRYRTQTIDSNEVSGWFTEDFTLAEIKTLRAIERIPDIRPGNARMDEAFQIITFQEIIDLVKSLQISQRRTIGIYPEIKHSSHFKNLGLPMEELVVNTFHQNGYLDSHAPVYIQSFEINNLKELKVITNLRLLQLYDSKSLQPADQVLLGTGITYGSMSTPEGLAEVAKYASAVGPDKSYIIPRNADNSLGEPTNFVADAHAVGLKVHPYTFRAENTFLPKEYQSDNPSKQARGNLTGELQKYVEAGIDGLFSDQPDIPLRMHRSCL; encoded by the coding sequence ATGCTAAGGTTTGCTGGTGTTATGGTTCTTCTGGCAATCGGAATAGTGACAGTAGTGATTGCAACTCCTGCAGCATTAACGACTGGGAAGTCTCACTTAAACGACCGTGGGCCTGATTCTTGTACACCTGTTGTAATAGCGCACCGAGGCGCTAGCGGCTATGTGCCCGAACACACACTTGGCTCCTATGCGCTTGCAATCACTATGGGTGCGGATTACGTTGAACCTGACCTAGTGATGACTAAGGATGGACAGCTGATATCAAGACACGATAATGAGTTAGGCTTGACAACAGATGTCGCCAACCGCACCGAGTTTGCTGATCGATACCGAACACAAACAATTGATAGTAACGAAGTAAGCGGTTGGTTCACTGAAGATTTTACATTAGCTGAAATCAAGACCTTGAGAGCGATCGAAAGAATCCCGGATATAAGACCAGGCAACGCTAGAATGGACGAAGCTTTCCAAATCATTACGTTTCAGGAAATAATCGATCTAGTAAAAAGCTTACAAATTAGTCAACGTCGTACTATCGGTATTTATCCGGAGATTAAACATAGCagtcattttaaaaatttgggACTTCCGATGGAGGAGCTGGTTGTTAACACTTTTCACCAAAATGGCTATCTAGATTCTCATGCTCCTGTTTATATTCAATcctttgaaataaataacttGAAAGAATTAAAGGTAATTACGAATCTTAGACTGTTGCAGCTCTACGACAGTAAATCCTTACAGCCAGCAGATCAAGTTTTGTTAGGAACTGGCATTACTTATGGTAGTATGTCCACGCCGGAAGGGTTAGCAGAAGTTGCAAAGTACGCTTCAGCGGTGGGACCTGACAAAAGCTATATTATTCCTCGGAATGCAGATAACAGTTTAGGAGAGCCAACAAATTTTGTCGCTGACGCTCATGCTGTAGGGCTTAAAGTGCACCCATACACCTTCCGCGCCGAAAATACGTTTCTTCCCAAAGAATACCAAAGCGATAACCCTTCGAAACAAGCCAGAGGAAATTTGACTGGTGAACTGCAAAAGTATGTTGAGGCCGGTATTGATGGTCTGTTCTCTGATCAACCTGATATACCCTTACGTATGCATAGATCATGTTTATGA
- the LOC117997102 gene encoding uncharacterized protein, which yields MKMDRRVFRVLICACSLLNMATASAKQSWKQNRRGADDCKPTVVAHRGASGYVSEHTLGSYALAIHMAADYVEPDLIITRDGHIIARHENELGVSTDVAQRREFASRRRTQRVSGNLVNGWFSEDFTLAEIKTLKSREPMSTIRKANTRMDRSLDVATFQEIIDLVKALETSENRTIGIYPEIKYSTHFQRLGLPMEQKVVDIFHMNGYVGKDAPAYIQSFEVSNLKYLKNITDIRLVQLFDSETKIPYDQSVLGNNVTFGQMASPNGLADVAKYASAVGPAKGYIIPRDVFNNLGQPTSFVTDAHSVGLQVTPWTFRAENVFLPREFQRGNNLYDFGDLEGEIKAFLDAGVDGLFMDQPEILVRVRGPC from the coding sequence ATGAAGATGGATAGACGTGTATTTCGTGTATTAATATGTGCGTGTTCCCTTCTAAATATGGCAACAGCATCTGCCAAACAATCCTGGAAACAAAATCGACGTGGTGCTGATGACTGTAAGCCTACCGTGGTTGCTCACCGAGGAGCCAGCGGCTATGTTTCAGAACATACCCTCGGTTCATATGCCTTAGCGATACATATGGCAGCAGACTATGTAGAGCCAGACCTAATTATAACACGCGATGGACATATAATCGCACGCCATGAAAACGAATTAGGAGTCTCGACAGATGTCGCTCAACGGCGTGAATTTGCTTCACGGCGACGAACACAAAGAGTCAGCGGAAACCTTGTCAATGGATGGTTTTCAGAAGACTTTACACTTGCAGAAATAAAAACTCTAAAAAGTAGAGAACCTATGTCTACCATACGGAAAGCTAATACTCGAATGGATAGATCGTTAGACGTGGCAACTTTtcaagaaataattgatttagtCAAAGCTCTAGAAACGAGTGAAAATCGGACTATCGGTATCTATCCAGAAATAAAGTATAGTACCCATTTTCAACGCCTGGGTTTACCAATGGAGCAGAAAGTGGTGGACATTTTTCATATGAATGGATATGTCGGAAAAGACGCTCCTGCTTACATTCAATCTTTTGAAGTTAGCAATCTGAAATATCTGAAAAATATTACCGACATTAGACTAGTTCAATTATTTGACTCTGAAACTAAAATACCATACGATCAGTCTGTACTAGGAAACAATGTCACCTTTGGTCAAATGGCAAGTCCTAATGGGCTTGCCGATGTAGCTAAGTATGCGTCTGCCGTAGGACCTGCAAAAGGCTATATCATTCCTCGAGATGTTTTTAACAATTTGGGGCAACCTACGAGCTTTGTCACCGACGCCCACTCGGTAGGCTTGCAAGTAACCCCTTGGACATTTCGTGctgaaaatgtatttttaccAAGAGAATTTCAAAGAGGTAATAACCTTTATGATTTTGGAGACCTAGAAGGggaaataaaagcatttttagatgCTGGCGTAGATGGCTTATTTATGGACCAGCCTGAAATATTAGTACGTGTAAGAGGTCCCTGTTAG
- the LOC117997101 gene encoding uncharacterized protein isoform X1 — MNISINTRMLRFAGVMVLLAIGIVTVVIATPAALTTGKSHLNDRGPDSCTPVVIAHRGASGYVPEHTLGSYALAITMGADYVEPDLVMTKDGQLISRHDNELGLTTDVANRTEFADRYRTQTIDSNEVSGWFTEDFTLAEIKTLRAIERIPDIRPGNARMDEAFQIITFQEIIDLVKSLQISQRRTIGIYPEIKHSSHFKNLGLPMEELVVNTFHQNGYLDSHAPVYIQSFEINNLKELKVITNLRLLQLYDSKSLQPADQVLLGTGITYGSMSTPEGLAEVAKYASAVGPDKSYIIPRNADNSLGEPTNFVADAHAVGLKVHPYTFRAENTFLPKEYQSDNPSKQARGNLTGELQKYVEAGIDGLFSDQPDIPLRMHRSCL, encoded by the exons ATGAACATTTCA ATTAACACAAGAATGCTAAGGTTTGCTGGTGTTATGGTTCTTCTGGCAATCGGAATAGTGACAGTAGTGATTGCAACTCCTGCAGCATTAACGACTGGGAAGTCTCACTTAAACGACCGTGGGCCTGATTCTTGTACACCTGTTGTAATAGCGCACCGAGGCGCTAGCGGCTATGTGCCCGAACACACACTTGGCTCCTATGCGCTTGCAATCACTATGGGTGCGGATTACGTTGAACCTGACCTAGTGATGACTAAGGATGGACAGCTGATATCAAGACACGATAATGAGTTAGGCTTGACAACAGATGTCGCCAACCGCACCGAGTTTGCTGATCGATACCGAACACAAACAATTGATAGTAACGAAGTAAGCGGTTGGTTCACTGAAGATTTTACATTAGCTGAAATCAAGACCTTGAGAGCGATCGAAAGAATCCCGGATATAAGACCAGGCAACGCTAGAATGGACGAAGCTTTCCAAATCATTACGTTTCAGGAAATAATCGATCTAGTAAAAAGCTTACAAATTAGTCAACGTCGTACTATCGGTATTTATCCGGAGATTAAACATAGCagtcattttaaaaatttgggACTTCCGATGGAGGAGCTGGTTGTTAACACTTTTCACCAAAATGGCTATCTAGATTCTCATGCTCCTGTTTATATTCAATcctttgaaataaataacttGAAAGAATTAAAGGTAATTACGAATCTTAGACTGTTGCAGCTCTACGACAGTAAATCCTTACAGCCAGCAGATCAAGTTTTGTTAGGAACTGGCATTACTTATGGTAGTATGTCCACGCCGGAAGGGTTAGCAGAAGTTGCAAAGTACGCTTCAGCGGTGGGACCTGACAAAAGCTATATTATTCCTCGGAATGCAGATAACAGTTTAGGAGAGCCAACAAATTTTGTCGCTGACGCTCATGCTGTAGGGCTTAAAGTGCACCCATACACCTTCCGCGCCGAAAATACGTTTCTTCCCAAAGAATACCAAAGCGATAACCCTTCGAAACAAGCCAGAGGAAATTTGACTGGTGAACTGCAAAAGTATGTTGAGGCCGGTATTGATGGTCTGTTCTCTGATCAACCTGATATACCCTTACGTATGCATAGATCATGTTTATGA